In Bacillus sp. NP247, one DNA window encodes the following:
- the pfkA gene encoding 6-phosphofructokinase: MKRIGVLTSGGDSPGMNAAIRAVVRKAIFHDIEVYGIYHGYAGLISGHIEKLELGSVGDIIHRGGTKLYTARCPEFKDPEVRLKGIEQLKKHGIEGLVVIGGDGSYQGAKKLTEQGFPCVGVPGTIDNDIPGTDFTIGFDTALNTVIDAIDKIRDTATSHERTYVIEVMGRHAGDIALWAGLADGAETILIPEEKYDMEDVIARLKRGSERGKKHSIIVVAEGVGSAIDIGKHIEEATSFDTRVTVLGHVQRGGSPSAQDRVLASRLGARAVELLIAGNGGRCVGIQNNKLVDHDIIEALAQKHTIDKDMYQLSKELSI; encoded by the coding sequence ATGAAACGTATTGGTGTATTAACAAGTGGTGGAGATTCACCTGGTATGAATGCTGCCATTCGTGCAGTTGTTCGTAAAGCGATTTTCCATGATATTGAAGTATATGGTATTTACCATGGATACGCTGGTTTAATTTCTGGTCATATTGAAAAATTAGAACTTGGTTCTGTTGGCGATATTATCCACCGTGGTGGTACAAAATTATATACAGCAAGATGTCCTGAGTTTAAAGACCCAGAAGTACGACTAAAAGGAATCGAGCAATTAAAGAAACATGGTATTGAAGGACTTGTTGTTATTGGTGGAGATGGTTCTTACCAAGGCGCAAAAAAATTAACTGAGCAAGGATTCCCATGTGTAGGTGTACCAGGTACAATCGACAATGATATTCCTGGAACAGACTTCACAATTGGTTTCGATACAGCTTTAAATACTGTTATTGATGCAATTGATAAAATCCGTGATACAGCTACATCTCATGAACGTACATATGTTATCGAAGTAATGGGACGTCACGCTGGAGATATCGCATTATGGGCTGGTTTAGCTGATGGTGCAGAAACTATCTTAATTCCAGAAGAAAAGTATGACATGGAAGATGTTATCGCTCGTCTGAAACGCGGTAGTGAACGTGGCAAAAAGCACAGTATTATCGTTGTAGCTGAAGGTGTTGGAAGTGCAATTGACATCGGTAAGCACATTGAAGAAGCAACAAGCTTTGATACTCGTGTAACTGTATTAGGTCACGTACAACGTGGTGGATCACCAAGTGCACAAGACCGTGTATTAGCTAGTCGTCTTGGCGCAAGAGCAGTTGAATTATTAATTGCTGGTAATGGCGGACGTTGTGTTGGTATTCAAAATAATAAACTTGTTGATCATGACATTATCGAAGCGTTAGCTCAAAAGCATACAATCGATAAAGATATGTATCAATTATCTAAAGAATTATCTATCTAA
- the accA gene encoding acetyl-CoA carboxylase carboxyl transferase subunit alpha, with amino-acid sequence MAELEFEKPVVELRNKIRELKDYTKNSQMDFSEEIRILEDKLEKLEEDIYGNMKVWDRVQIARHAERPTTLDYIEHLFTNFFECHGDRLFGDDAAIVGGIAKYKGMPVTVIGHQRGKDTKENIRRNFGMPHPEGYRKALRLMKQAEKFNRPIICFIDTKGAYPGKAAEERGQSEAIARNLFEMAGLTVPVICIVIGEGGSGGALGLGVGDYIHMLENSTYSVITPEGAAAILWKDAGKAKEAAEAMKITALDLKELGVIDEIIPEAKGGAHRNVLKQSENIDLMLKKTFEQLSGISKDELIEKRYEKYMKIGQVSFSNASIGIK; translated from the coding sequence ATGGCAGAGCTAGAATTTGAGAAACCAGTTGTTGAGCTAAGAAATAAGATTCGTGAACTGAAAGACTATACGAAAAACAGCCAGATGGACTTCAGTGAGGAGATTCGTATTTTGGAAGACAAGCTAGAAAAACTAGAGGAAGATATATACGGCAATATGAAAGTATGGGACCGTGTTCAAATTGCTCGTCATGCAGAACGACCGACAACGCTCGATTATATTGAGCACTTATTTACTAATTTTTTTGAATGTCATGGAGATCGCCTATTTGGCGACGATGCAGCGATTGTCGGCGGCATTGCGAAATATAAGGGGATGCCTGTAACTGTAATTGGGCACCAACGCGGAAAAGATACGAAAGAAAATATTCGTCGTAATTTTGGGATGCCTCATCCAGAAGGATATCGAAAAGCGCTGCGTCTAATGAAACAAGCGGAGAAGTTCAATCGTCCAATTATTTGTTTCATTGATACGAAGGGAGCTTATCCTGGTAAAGCAGCTGAAGAACGTGGACAAAGTGAGGCAATTGCCCGTAATTTATTTGAAATGGCGGGTTTAACTGTACCTGTTATTTGTATCGTTATCGGTGAAGGTGGTAGCGGTGGTGCGTTAGGTCTTGGAGTAGGAGATTACATTCATATGCTAGAAAATTCCACTTATTCTGTTATTACACCAGAGGGTGCGGCGGCAATTCTTTGGAAAGATGCTGGTAAAGCAAAAGAAGCTGCAGAAGCGATGAAAATTACAGCATTAGATTTGAAAGAATTAGGTGTAATTGACGAAATTATTCCAGAGGCAAAAGGCGGAGCACATCGTAATGTTTTGAAACAATCAGAAAATATAGATTTAATGCTTAAGAAAACTTTTGAACAATTAAGCGGAATTTCGAAAGATGAATTAATCGAAAAACGTTATGAAAAATATATGAAAATTGGGCAAGTTTCGTTTTCAAACGCTTCCATTGGGATAAAATAA
- the accD gene encoding acetyl-CoA carboxylase, carboxyltransferase subunit beta translates to MLRDLFVKKKKYAAIPSEQVRKDVPDGVMTKCPKCKKIMYTKELLKNLKVCVNCGYHHPMNAWERLDSILDEGSFREYDKEMVSLNPLEFPGYEEKLENDRKKTKLNEAVVTGEGTIDDMLVVVAVMDSRFRMGSMGSVVGEKIARAVEKAYDLQVPFIIFTASGGARMQEGILSLMQMAKTSVALKKHSNAGGLFISVMTHPTTGGVSASFASLGDYNLAEPGALIGFAGRRVIEQTVREKLPEDFQTAEFLLEHGQLDAVVHRDDMRESLRKILEVHQGGEMAVWQS, encoded by the coding sequence GTGCTAAGAGATTTATTCGTGAAAAAGAAAAAGTACGCTGCAATACCTTCAGAACAAGTACGAAAAGATGTACCAGATGGCGTTATGACAAAATGTCCGAAATGTAAAAAAATCATGTATACGAAAGAGCTTCTTAAAAATTTAAAAGTATGCGTGAATTGTGGATATCATCATCCGATGAATGCATGGGAACGCCTTGATAGTATATTGGACGAAGGTTCATTTCGAGAGTATGACAAAGAGATGGTTTCACTAAATCCACTTGAGTTTCCGGGATATGAAGAGAAACTAGAAAACGATCGTAAGAAGACTAAATTGAATGAAGCGGTTGTAACTGGTGAAGGAACAATTGATGACATGCTTGTTGTTGTTGCAGTAATGGATTCTCGTTTTCGAATGGGCAGCATGGGCTCTGTTGTAGGAGAGAAAATTGCTCGTGCGGTTGAAAAGGCATACGACTTACAAGTTCCATTTATTATCTTTACTGCGTCGGGTGGTGCTCGTATGCAAGAAGGGATATTAAGTTTAATGCAAATGGCAAAAACAAGCGTAGCTTTGAAAAAGCATAGTAATGCAGGAGGATTATTTATTTCTGTTATGACTCACCCAACGACGGGCGGGGTTTCAGCGAGTTTCGCTTCACTTGGTGATTACAATCTTGCAGAGCCAGGTGCACTTATCGGATTTGCTGGTAGACGCGTAATTGAACAAACAGTGCGTGAGAAACTGCCGGAAGATTTCCAAACGGCAGAATTTTTACTAGAGCACGGTCAATTAGATGCGGTGGTGCATCGTGATGATATGAGAGAATCACTCCGTAAGATTTTAGAAGTTCATCAAGGAGGGGAAATGGCTGTATGGCAGAGCTAG
- a CDS encoding FadR/GntR family transcriptional regulator: MTSSNTKVYLEIVKKIRSIMEEDCLVAGDRLPSERELSSRLNVGRSSVREALRALELVGLIETRRGEGTFIRNFYDNGLVQLIAPFLLQDEKTIRDLLQTKRLLEKDMIRIVCNLPKETFSKVLSKLHQVLEENESSILMLHQTFFKTLIEQFDNYLLYRIWMIVNDYVATLSCEVSGDSIEMYRKLYATLEVKQENDALKIYDELVENIQFHS, from the coding sequence TTGACATCATCAAATACAAAAGTATATCTCGAAATTGTAAAAAAAATCCGTTCCATTATGGAAGAGGATTGTTTAGTAGCAGGGGATCGTTTGCCATCTGAGCGTGAGTTAAGTTCACGCTTAAATGTTGGGCGTTCCTCTGTAAGAGAAGCATTACGTGCGTTAGAACTGGTAGGATTAATTGAAACGAGACGTGGTGAGGGGACGTTTATTCGAAACTTTTACGATAACGGTCTTGTACAATTAATTGCTCCGTTCTTGCTGCAAGATGAGAAAACAATTCGTGATTTATTACAAACAAAACGATTGCTTGAGAAAGATATGATTCGAATTGTATGTAATTTACCGAAAGAAACGTTTTCTAAAGTACTAAGTAAATTACACCAAGTGCTTGAAGAAAATGAAAGTTCAATTCTAATGCTTCATCAAACGTTCTTTAAAACACTTATTGAACAATTCGATAATTATTTACTATATCGCATTTGGATGATCGTAAATGATTACGTTGCAACTCTTTCTTGTGAAGTTTCAGGAGATTCTATCGAAATGTATAGAAAGCTTTATGCTACTTTGGAAGTGAAACAAGAAAATGATGCGTTAAAAATTTACGATGAATTAGTAGAGAATATACAGTTTCACTCGTAA
- a CDS encoding NADP-dependent malic enzyme has translation MHKVHQGKLETVSKVKVENAKDLSLAYSPGVAEPCKEIYDDKSKVYEYTMKGNMVAVVTDGTAVLGLGNIGPEASLPVMEGKAVLFKSFAGVDAFPIALNTNDVDKIVETVKLMEPTFGGVNLEDIAAPNCFVIEERLKKETNIPIFHDDQHGTAIVTVAGLVNALKLVGKKMSDIKVVANGAGAAGIAIIKLLYRYGVRDVIMCDRKGAIYEGRPVGMNPVKDEVAKYTNKNRIEGSLADVLQGADVFIGVSAAGALTEEMVRTMNDDAIIFAMANPVPEIMPELAKAAGAAVVGTGRSDFPNQVNNVLAFPGIFRGALDVHATQINEEMKMAAVQAIAELVSEDELNADHIIPAPFDARVAPQVAAYVAKAAMETGVARRQVDPNEVAEKTKQLALIGKE, from the coding sequence ATGCATAAAGTGCATCAAGGAAAATTAGAAACTGTATCAAAAGTAAAAGTAGAAAATGCAAAAGATTTAAGTCTTGCATATTCTCCAGGGGTTGCAGAGCCTTGTAAAGAAATTTATGACGATAAAAGTAAGGTATATGAATATACAATGAAGGGAAATATGGTAGCAGTTGTGACAGATGGAACAGCTGTACTTGGTCTTGGTAACATTGGACCTGAAGCATCTCTTCCAGTAATGGAAGGTAAAGCTGTATTATTCAAGAGCTTTGCTGGTGTAGATGCATTCCCGATTGCCTTAAATACAAACGATGTAGATAAAATTGTTGAAACTGTAAAATTAATGGAGCCAACTTTTGGCGGTGTAAACTTAGAAGATATCGCAGCACCAAACTGCTTCGTTATTGAAGAACGTTTGAAAAAAGAGACAAACATTCCAATATTCCATGATGATCAACACGGAACAGCTATCGTAACAGTAGCAGGCCTTGTGAACGCGCTGAAGTTAGTTGGAAAGAAAATGTCTGACATTAAAGTTGTCGCAAATGGTGCAGGTGCAGCAGGTATTGCAATCATTAAACTTTTATATCGCTATGGCGTACGTGACGTTATTATGTGTGACCGTAAAGGTGCAATCTATGAAGGGCGTCCTGTCGGTATGAATCCGGTGAAAGATGAAGTTGCAAAATATACAAATAAGAATCGTATAGAAGGTTCTTTAGCTGACGTTTTACAAGGTGCGGACGTATTCATTGGTGTATCTGCAGCAGGTGCATTAACTGAAGAGATGGTTCGTACAATGAATGACGATGCAATTATTTTTGCAATGGCGAATCCGGTTCCAGAAATTATGCCAGAATTGGCAAAAGCAGCGGGCGCAGCTGTTGTTGGAACAGGTCGTTCTGACTTCCCGAACCAAGTAAATAATGTACTAGCGTTCCCAGGTATTTTCCGCGGTGCACTTGATGTACATGCGACACAAATTAATGAAGAAATGAAGATGGCAGCTGTACAAGCCATTGCAGAGCTTGTATCAGAGGATGAGTTGAATGCAGATCATATCATTCCAGCGCCATTTGACGCGCGTGTAGCGCCTCAAGTAGCGGCTTACGTTGCGAAAGCAGCAATGGAGACAGGAGTAGCTCGCCGTCAAGTAGATCCAAATGAAGTCGCTGAGAAAACAAAACAATTAGCGCTGATTGGTAAAGAATAA
- the dnaE gene encoding DNA polymerase III subunit alpha: MKFVHLQCQTVFSLLKSACKIDELVIRAKELGFSSLAITDENVMYGVIPFYKACKKNGIQPIIGLTASIFSEEEERSYPLVLLAENEIGYQNLLKISSSIMTKSKEGIPKKWLAHYAKGLIAISPGKDGEIEQLLLEDKESQAEEVARTYQNMFSNFYISLQHHAIQDELLLQEKLPEFINKVNVPVVATNDVRYINQSDALVHECLLSVEGGTKMTDPDRPRMKTDQYYLKSSDEMGALFSHAEEAVQNTITIAERCQVEIPFHVNQLPKFPVPSNETNDTYLRRVCEEGLQKRYGTPKEAHIRRLDHELNVISRMGFSDYFLIVWDFMKYAHENHILTGPGRGSAAGSLVSYVLEITDIDPIEYELLFERFLNPERVTLPDIDIDFPDIRRDEMIRYVKDKYGQLRVAQIVTFGTLAAKAAIRDIARVMGLLPRDIDIFSKLIPSKLGITLKDAYEESQSLREFIQGNLLHERVFEIAKRVEGLPRHTSIHAAGVIMSQEPLTGSVAIQEGHNDVYVTQYPADALEELGLLKMDFLGLRNLTLLENIIKFIVEKTGKQIDIRNLPLQDEKTFQLLGRGDTTGVFQLESGGMRNVLRGLKPNEFEDIVAVNSLYRPGPMEQIPTFIESKHGKRKIEYLHPDLKPILERTYGVIVYQEQIMQIASKLAGFSLGEADLLRRAVSKKNRDILDQERKHFVQGCLENGYDETSSEQIYDLIVRFANYGFNRSHAVAYSMIGYQLAYLKANYTLEFMTALLSSAIGNEDKIVQYVRETKRKGFHVLPPSLQRSGYNFQIEGNAIRYSLLSIRNIGMATVTALLEEREKKMFEDLFEFCLRMPSKFVTERNLEAFVWSGCFDDFGVSRTTLWKSLKGALEYANLARDFDLGDAVPKSKYVQGEELSFIEQLNKEKEALGFYLSSYPTAQYAELGEELEIPSLAQAMRHKKKVQRAIVYITSVKVIRTKKLQKMAFITFCDQNDEMEAVIFPETYIHFSHRLQEGAIVLVDGTIEQRNHKLQWIVNGLYPLEEMDVYEGMKEASVYVKLPSQYEKKLVNQVTKILFDYSGFTKVLIYYEKEHKMVQLSRSLSIHPSEECLGALREIVGDENVVVKI, from the coding sequence GTGAAGTTTGTGCATTTACAATGTCAAACCGTTTTTAGTTTATTAAAAAGTGCTTGTAAAATCGATGAGCTTGTCATTCGGGCGAAAGAGCTTGGATTTTCATCGCTGGCCATTACAGATGAAAATGTTATGTATGGAGTTATTCCGTTTTATAAAGCATGCAAGAAAAATGGTATACAGCCTATTATCGGCTTAACAGCTTCTATTTTTAGTGAAGAAGAAGAAAGGTCTTATCCACTCGTCTTACTTGCTGAGAATGAAATAGGCTATCAAAATTTATTAAAGATTTCTAGCAGCATTATGACGAAGTCAAAAGAAGGTATCCCGAAGAAGTGGCTTGCTCATTATGCGAAAGGATTAATTGCAATTTCACCAGGGAAAGACGGAGAGATTGAACAGCTATTATTAGAAGACAAAGAGAGTCAGGCTGAAGAAGTAGCTCGTACGTATCAAAATATGTTCAGCAATTTTTATATAAGTTTGCAGCATCATGCAATTCAAGATGAACTGCTTTTACAAGAAAAACTGCCAGAATTTATTAATAAGGTAAACGTTCCAGTCGTTGCAACAAATGATGTTCGCTATATTAATCAAAGTGACGCACTTGTTCATGAATGTTTATTATCTGTTGAAGGCGGAACGAAAATGACTGATCCAGATAGACCGAGAATGAAAACGGATCAGTATTATTTAAAGTCATCGGATGAAATGGGAGCACTATTTTCTCATGCTGAGGAAGCGGTTCAAAATACAATAACAATCGCGGAACGTTGCCAAGTAGAAATTCCTTTCCATGTAAATCAATTACCGAAATTTCCTGTTCCATCTAACGAGACGAATGATACGTATTTGCGCCGTGTTTGTGAAGAAGGCTTGCAGAAACGTTATGGTACGCCGAAAGAAGCGCATATAAGACGTTTGGATCATGAATTAAATGTTATTTCTCGTATGGGATTTAGCGATTATTTCCTCATCGTATGGGATTTTATGAAATATGCACATGAAAATCATATTTTAACTGGGCCAGGCCGTGGATCGGCAGCTGGTTCACTCGTTTCTTACGTATTGGAAATTACAGATATTGATCCAATTGAATATGAATTATTATTTGAAAGGTTTTTAAACCCTGAACGTGTGACACTTCCAGATATTGATATTGATTTTCCAGATATAAGACGTGACGAGATGATTCGATATGTGAAAGATAAATATGGTCAGCTTCGTGTTGCTCAAATTGTAACGTTCGGAACTCTTGCAGCGAAAGCCGCAATTAGAGACATTGCTCGTGTAATGGGGCTCCTGCCAAGAGATATTGACATATTTTCAAAACTTATCCCATCAAAGCTTGGTATAACGTTAAAAGATGCATATGAGGAATCGCAATCGCTCCGTGAGTTTATACAAGGGAATCTTTTGCATGAGCGTGTGTTTGAAATTGCAAAACGTGTAGAAGGCTTACCGCGTCATACGTCTATTCATGCAGCTGGCGTTATTATGAGCCAAGAACCATTAACGGGAAGTGTAGCGATTCAAGAAGGGCATAACGATGTTTATGTTACGCAATATCCAGCTGATGCATTAGAAGAGCTTGGGTTGCTCAAGATGGACTTTTTAGGCTTACGTAATTTAACGTTACTTGAAAATATTATAAAGTTTATTGTTGAAAAAACTGGGAAACAAATTGATATAAGAAATTTACCTCTCCAAGATGAAAAGACATTCCAATTGCTAGGGAGAGGGGATACAACGGGGGTCTTCCAGCTTGAATCAGGTGGTATGCGAAATGTACTTCGCGGATTAAAACCGAATGAGTTTGAAGATATTGTCGCTGTTAACTCGTTATACAGACCAGGACCGATGGAACAAATCCCAACCTTTATTGAATCGAAGCACGGAAAAAGAAAAATTGAATATTTACATCCGGATTTAAAGCCGATTTTAGAAAGAACATACGGTGTAATTGTATACCAAGAACAAATTATGCAAATTGCATCGAAGTTAGCAGGATTTTCGCTCGGAGAAGCGGATTTATTACGCCGAGCAGTGAGTAAAAAAAATCGTGATATTTTAGATCAAGAACGTAAGCATTTTGTACAAGGTTGTTTGGAAAATGGATACGACGAGACATCCTCAGAACAAATTTACGATTTAATTGTAAGATTTGCGAATTACGGTTTTAACCGAAGTCACGCTGTAGCTTACAGTATGATCGGATATCAGCTTGCATATTTAAAAGCAAATTATACGCTGGAATTTATGACAGCACTATTATCAAGCGCAATTGGAAATGAAGATAAGATTGTGCAGTATGTACGAGAAACGAAGCGGAAAGGTTTTCACGTTTTACCGCCGTCTCTTCAGAGAAGTGGTTACAACTTCCAAATAGAAGGGAATGCGATACGTTACAGCTTACTTTCGATTCGAAATATCGGAATGGCTACCGTGACGGCATTACTCGAAGAACGAGAGAAAAAAATGTTCGAAGATTTATTCGAGTTTTGTCTTCGTATGCCATCAAAATTTGTAACAGAGCGAAATTTAGAAGCGTTTGTTTGGTCTGGGTGTTTTGACGATTTTGGTGTTTCGAGGACGACGTTATGGAAAAGTCTTAAAGGAGCGTTGGAGTATGCAAATCTTGCACGTGATTTTGATTTAGGGGATGCTGTTCCGAAATCAAAATACGTACAAGGAGAAGAGCTATCCTTTATTGAACAGTTAAATAAAGAGAAAGAAGCACTCGGTTTTTATTTATCTAGCTATCCGACAGCGCAGTATGCGGAGTTAGGAGAAGAATTAGAAATCCCATCTCTTGCTCAGGCGATGCGACATAAGAAAAAAGTACAAAGAGCGATCGTATATATAACAAGTGTGAAAGTTATTCGTACGAAAAAGTTACAAAAGATGGCGTTTATTACATTCTGTGATCAAAATGATGAAATGGAAGCCGTTATTTTTCCAGAAACGTATATACATTTTTCACACAGGTTACAAGAAGGTGCAATTGTTTTAGTTGATGGTACGATCGAGCAAAGAAATCATAAGTTGCAATGGATCGTGAATGGACTATATCCGCTAGAAGAAATGGATGTTTATGAAGGAATGAAAGAAGCATCTGTTTACGTGAAATTGCCGTCTCAATATGAAAAAAAGCTTGTAAATCAAGTTACGAAAATATTGTTTGATTATTCAGGTTTCACGAAAGTACTAATTTATTATGAAAAGGAACATAAAATGGTACAATTATCTCGAAGTTTATCGATTCATCCAAGTGAAGAATGTCTAGGAGCACTTCGTGAAATTGTCGGTGACGAAAATGTCGTTGTGAAAATATAA
- a CDS encoding YtrH family sporulation protein: MMRKAEIKTYFSYFVHIYEEERGMTMDVREHTFFSLLIISYFIAFGVILGGSLIGGFGAFLVGKPALTYINQFAQNLRIWALVAAIGGTFDTFYSFERSFFGGDMKDIVKQILLIFFATGGMQTGLIIIKWLTQEHV; this comes from the coding sequence GTGATGAGGAAAGCGGAAATCAAAACATACTTCTCATACTTTGTCCATATATATGAAGAAGAAAGGGGAATGACGATGGATGTAAGAGAACATACTTTTTTCTCTCTGCTTATTATTAGTTACTTTATTGCCTTTGGAGTTATACTTGGTGGTTCATTAATTGGCGGATTTGGTGCATTTCTCGTCGGAAAACCAGCTCTAACTTATATTAATCAATTTGCCCAAAATTTAAGAATTTGGGCACTCGTTGCAGCAATTGGCGGAACGTTCGATACCTTTTATAGCTTTGAAAGAAGCTTCTTTGGCGGAGATATGAAAGATATCGTAAAACAAATTCTCCTTATTTTTTTTGCAACTGGCGGTATGCAAACTGGTCTTATTATTATTAAATGGCTTACACAGGAACATGTATGA
- the ytrI gene encoding sporulation membrane protein YtrI produces the protein MRVPSANTAKRWYLVLAGAAVGGVLSWFVFLYIYGVFQEEQASKIAEQKEIIEKQEAKLHVLLEDQEKLNTENKRLLTIQEIKIKIINRKKYDLDNLTLENMTTSIHNDLQHLLTKNIQSIAKNKDLLKKVIENKTYKHYDRIYRFKVDTVSFDTVLEISIDIEKEK, from the coding sequence ATGAGAGTACCCAGTGCCAATACAGCCAAAAGGTGGTATTTAGTTTTAGCTGGCGCTGCTGTTGGGGGAGTGTTGAGCTGGTTTGTTTTTTTGTACATATACGGTGTATTTCAAGAAGAACAAGCTAGTAAAATAGCAGAACAAAAAGAAATTATCGAAAAACAAGAAGCAAAACTCCACGTCCTTCTCGAAGACCAAGAGAAATTGAACACAGAAAATAAACGGCTCTTAACAATTCAAGAAATCAAAATAAAAATTATAAATCGAAAAAAATATGATTTAGACAATCTTACACTTGAAAACATGACCACTTCTATCCATAATGATCTCCAGCATCTTTTAACGAAAAACATTCAAAGCATCGCAAAAAATAAAGACCTGCTCAAAAAAGTCATCGAAAATAAAACGTACAAACATTACGATCGTATATACCGCTTTAAAGTAGATACAGTCTCTTTTGATACCGTACTTGAAATTAGCATTGATATAGAGAAAGAAAAATAA
- a CDS encoding bifunctional oligoribonuclease/PAP phosphatase NrnA, producing MHEQILGAIKEFDTIIIHRHVRPDPDALGSQCGLGTILQESFPEKNIYMVGYNEPSLAFLRVMDDIEDSVYEDALVIVCDTANQERVCDQRYAKGKMLIKIDHHPNEDPYGDITWVDTTASSTSEMIYEFYSYGKDKGLTISKEAARLILAGIVGDTGRFLFPNTTAKTLRYVSELVDMDVKFTDLYNEMYKTKEKIARLNGYILQNFTMVEEGAAYIKLTKEVLEEFDVLSTEASGVVGALGNIDGLKAWVLFLEEDDVIRVRLRSKGPVINKLAMQYNGGGHPMASGAKASSWEEADRLFADLRELCK from the coding sequence ATGCATGAACAAATTTTAGGAGCAATTAAAGAGTTTGATACAATTATTATTCATCGTCATGTACGTCCGGATCCAGATGCGTTAGGTTCTCAGTGCGGACTTGGTACAATTCTGCAAGAATCGTTTCCAGAGAAAAATATTTATATGGTTGGGTACAACGAGCCTTCTTTAGCGTTTTTACGAGTAATGGATGATATTGAAGATAGTGTATATGAAGATGCACTTGTTATCGTTTGTGATACAGCAAATCAAGAGCGTGTTTGTGATCAACGTTATGCAAAAGGAAAGATGTTAATTAAAATTGATCATCATCCGAATGAAGACCCGTACGGAGATATTACGTGGGTGGATACGACAGCTAGTTCTACAAGTGAAATGATTTATGAGTTTTACAGTTATGGAAAAGATAAAGGATTAACGATATCAAAGGAAGCAGCTCGCCTTATTTTAGCGGGTATTGTCGGTGATACAGGTCGTTTCTTATTCCCAAACACAACAGCGAAAACACTTCGTTACGTAAGTGAACTTGTTGATATGGACGTGAAATTCACAGATTTATACAATGAAATGTATAAGACAAAAGAAAAGATTGCTCGTTTAAACGGTTATATTTTACAAAATTTCACGATGGTAGAAGAAGGCGCAGCATACATTAAATTAACGAAAGAGGTACTAGAAGAGTTTGATGTACTTTCTACTGAAGCATCTGGTGTTGTCGGGGCGCTTGGTAATATTGATGGATTAAAGGCATGGGTTCTATTTTTAGAGGAAGATGATGTTATTCGTGTTCGTCTTCGCTCAAAAGGACCAGTTATTAATAAATTAGCAATGCAATATAATGGCGGAGGACATCCGATGGCTTCTGGTGCAAAAGCATCTTCTTGGGAAGAAGCGGATCGCCTTTTTGCTGATTTACGTGAGCTGTGTAAATAA
- a CDS encoding YtpI family protein yields MPVFVFCIIISFVLYLFYKTKFFRTNRPMEKGWLSGKSAMALGLFVLFFGINQFFLELSTARIIVGVLFILLGSASTFNGFRQYKHFLPLAVKEAESYKTT; encoded by the coding sequence ATGCCTGTATTCGTCTTTTGTATTATCATCTCATTTGTGTTGTACCTCTTCTACAAAACAAAATTCTTTCGTACAAACCGTCCAATGGAGAAAGGTTGGCTCTCAGGAAAATCCGCAATGGCACTCGGCTTATTCGTCCTATTCTTTGGGATAAACCAATTCTTTTTAGAACTTTCAACTGCACGCATTATCGTTGGTGTTTTGTTTATTTTACTTGGCAGTGCGAGTACATTTAATGGATTCCGCCAATATAAACACTTTCTACCATTAGCAGTCAAAGAAGCCGAATCTTATAAAACAACGTAA
- a CDS encoding DUF3949 domain-containing protein, giving the protein MSSEVLFFGGIALFYFLVMIPIQYLYLQGLHEKKKRTGLSQQELYKQMSFEEEQLHFHVQGNLFNIPSAFVAYMILKVKGRKKASQY; this is encoded by the coding sequence ATGTCATCAGAAGTACTCTTTTTTGGTGGTATCGCACTCTTTTACTTTCTTGTGATGATACCAATTCAATACTTATACTTACAAGGATTGCATGAAAAAAAGAAAAGAACAGGATTATCTCAGCAAGAATTATACAAACAGATGTCTTTTGAAGAAGAACAATTACATTTTCACGTGCAAGGTAACCTCTTTAATATACCATCTGCGTTTGTTGCATATATGATTTTGAAAGTTAAGGGACGTAAAAAAGCATCACAATATTGA